One Caldalkalibacillus uzonensis genomic window, TTTGACTCAAAGTACCAAACATTGAAGTTTACACGTCCTAAGGAGTGCAAAGACTGTCCGCTTGCACATGATTCCCTTTGCCAAAAAGTGTATAAGATTAGAATCACAACCGACTTGCGACGATACACAGCACCGGCCCGTGGCTCAAAAGCTTGGCAGAGCATTTTTAAAGAACGTACTGCTGTAGAACGAGTGATAGGTTACCTAAAGG contains:
- a CDS encoding transposase, which encodes FDSKYQTLKFTRPKECKDCPLAHDSLCQKVYKIRITTDLRRYTAPARGSKAWQSIFKERTAVERVIGYLKEYFQLNNIRYRTGKRAKAHFDLITLVYNASKLACDRINLELLTAQRAA